A genomic stretch from Xiphophorus maculatus strain JP 163 A chromosome 16, X_maculatus-5.0-male, whole genome shotgun sequence includes:
- the LOC102216798 gene encoding nuclear receptor subfamily 5 group A member 2-like, producing MDIAGYYTQQPQPPAHFSGSHPEDLLTQEGSSTSQEQKTEADSRSESEESCPVCGDKVSGYHYGLLTCESCKGFFKRSVQNNKHYTCSEQQRCPMNLSQRKRCPFCRFQKCLAVGMRKEAVRADRMRGGRNKFGPLYRRDRQMKQQKANTDPYRIKMETRQTPGPQSPNDHQTSGPTSNASSSAAFHLSHIMYPSGMERSCQPMPLDCTMNNHRGLSPSSMPFRGLCCSFPEYSQDKGEPSFSYNPAPTHFSVHTFTPTRTPTSSPCSTPNSAPAISQAGTQTTPPPTTPSPNFLIQLLEGEQDEGQLCTKVLASLQREQANRGKHDCLNTFSIMCKIADQTLFGLVEWARNSNLFKELKVDDQMSLLQSCWSELLVLDHLCRQVTHGKEGCIYLVTGQQIEVSTIMSQAGTTLSSLVSRTQDLVFKLKALQFDRHEFVCLKYLVLFNPDVKSVQNRRQVEQTQERVNRALMEHTQQSHPGHSDKFGQLLLRLPEVRSISLQVEHYLYQRHLLGDLPCNSLLAEMLHAKHN from the exons ATGGACATAGCTGGTTATTACACACAACAGCCCCAGCCTCCTGCCCATTTCTCTGGTAGCCATCCAGAGGATTTGTTAACCCAGGAGGGTTCATCAACAT CTCAGGAACAAAAGACTGAGGCAGACAGTCGGTCAGAGTCAGAGGAGAGCTGTCCGGTTTGTGGTGACAAGGTGTCAGGATACCACTATGGACTGCTTACCTGTGAGAGTTGCAAG gGCTTCTTCAAACGCTCAGTGCAGAATAACAAGCATTATACCTGTTCAGAGCAACAACGCTGCCCAATGAACCTGTCCCAAAGAAAACGTTGTCCTTTCTGCCGCTTCCAGAAGTGTCTGGCTGTAGGCATGAGAAAAGAAG CTGTAAGAGCAGATCGTATGAGAGGTGGCAGGAATAAGTTTGGGCCTCTGTACAGACGCGACAGGCAGATGAAACAGCAAAAGGCAAACACAGATCCCTACaggattaaaatggaaacaagGCAAACGCCTGGTCCCCAATCTCCAAATGACCATCAAACAAGTGGCCCAACAAGCAATGCATCGTCTTCAGCTGCTTTTCATCTATCCCACATTATGTATCCGTCTGGGATGGAGCGAAGTTGTCAACCCATGCCTCTGGACTGTACCATGAACAATCATAGAGGGCTATCACCTTCATCCATGCCTTTCCGTGGACTTTGTTGTAGTTTCCCTGAATACTCGCAGGATAAAGGGGAACCCAGCTTCAGCTACAATCCCGCTCCCACACACTTTTCAGTCCACACATTCACACCAACACGCACACCAACATCTTCCCCCTGCTCCACACCAAACTCAGCACCTGCTATTTCCCAGGCTGGTACTCAGACAACACCTCCACCAACCACTCCTTCTCCCAACTTCCTTATCCAGCTCCTGGAGGGTGAACAAGATGAGGGTCAGCTATGCACCAAAGTCTTGGCTAGTCTGCAAAGAGAGCAGGCCAATCGAGGGAAGCATGACTGCCTAAATACATTCAGCATCATGTGCAAAATAGCTGACCAGACTCTGTTTGGACTTGTGGAGTGGGCCAGAAACAGCAATCTCTTTAAAGAGCTCAAG GTGGATGATCAGATGTCGCTGCTGCAAAGCTGTTGGAGTGAGCTGCTGGTCCTAGACCACCTCTGCAGACAAGTCACTCATGGAAAAGAAGGTTGTATTTATCTGGTCACAGGTCAACAG ATTGAAGTGTCAACCATTATGTCCCAGGCTGGAACGACTTTAAGTAGTTTAGTATCAAGAACCCAAGACCTTGTTTTCAAACTTAAGGCACTCCAGTTTGACAGACACGAGTTTGTTTGTCTTAAATACCTTGTCCTGTTCAACCCAG ATGTGAAATCAGTCCAGAACCGCAGACAAGTAGAGCAAACTCAGGAGAGGGTGAACAGAGCTCTGATGGAACATACCCAGCAGAGCCACCCGGGACACTCGGACAAGTTTGGGCAGTTGCTTCTTCGGCTCCCAGAAGTGCGCAGCATTAGCTTGCAAGTTGAGCACTATTTGTACCAGCGTCACCTTCTTGGAGATTTACCCTGCAACTCTCTACTTGCGGAGATGCTGCACGCTAAGCACAACTAG